Part of the Thermogemmatispora onikobensis genome is shown below.
TTGCGCATCCTGATGAGCTGCCCCGATCAAGTGGTCAGCCGCGATCAGCTTCTCTCTTCAGTCTGGAATGATAATGAGAATAATAGTAATATTGTTGATGTTTACATTGGCCGTTTGCGCAAAAAATTAGAGCCGGATGCGGCTCACCCACGCCATATTATTTCTGTGCGCCGTATCGGATATAAGTTTGTCAGTAAGTAAGGAAAAGGGGGGAACGTGGTGAAATCGGCCTCTCGCCGCTCTCGGGTAAAGGAGCGTGCGCCTGCCGGGACCGAAGTCCGGCAGGTACGCGACGTTGACGGCGTTGACCAGCCTGATCAGTTGTTGTCTGAGGATCAAGCACGGATGCAGGGAGGAAGGGCAGGGAGGAAGAAGGTGGTGCGTGAGCGGCATCCGTCCGAGCAGGGGGGGCGGGCGGATATGGAGCTGTTGGCGGACTGTGCCGGGAAGGCGCTGGCGGCCACGACTGATGTCGCCTTTCTTCTAGACAGCTGTTTTCGCCTCCGTGCCTTCAATCCTGCAGCGGCGGCTCTCTTAAGCTGGGAAGGGGCTGCCACCATTGGCCAGGGCTGTGCCCAGGTACTCAGGTGTCGCAACCTGGATCATATGCCGCTCTGTGGCACCTCTGGCTGTCCGCTGGTGCGTGTCTTGCAGGGAGGGCAGCCGCTTGCCAACGAAGAAATCATTCTTGGTCCCGAGACTGTGCAGGGTTGGGAAGCCTCGGTCAGTGTCACTCCTATCGAAGCTGTCGATGAGCGCTATGTCTTCTTCCTGGCGCGCGATGTCTCTGCGCTCAAAATGGCCAATCGCATGCGAGAGCACTTTGTATCGATGGTCTCGCATGAGCTACGTACGCCGCTCAACTCCGTGCATGGGTTTATCGAGCTGCTCTTGCGCGGTCAGATGGGACCTTTGAACGATACCCAGCGTGAATACCTGGGCTACGCCAGCGAGGCTTTGCAGCAACTACTCTCGCTGGCCGAGGATGTCCTCTTCATGGCACGTTCCGATGCTGGCCATTTTGAGATCCGGCTCCAGCAGGTGAACGTTGAGGTCCTCTCTCAACAGGTTCTGGAAAGCTTGTTACCGCTGGCGCGCAAGGCTGAGATCGTCATGAGCAAGGAGATAGAGCTGCCTGCTCCGCTCTTGCATGCTGATCCGCAGCGCCTTAAGCAGGTACTCTCTAATCTGCTGGGGAACGCCATTAAGTTCACCCCACCGGGGGGAACGGTGGTCCTACGCGCCCGTCCTGATCCCGATGATCCTCAGATGGCGCTGCTCTCCGTGAAAGACACTGGCTTTGGTATCGCGCCCGAGGATCAGCCTCATGTCTTTGAGCGCTTCTATCAGGCCACGCACAGTATGCAGTCCCGTATGGGGGGCTATGGGCTGGGGCTGACGATTGCCCGCCTCATCATTGAACAACATGGAGGAAGGATCTGGTTTGAAACGGTCCCGAATCGGGGTAC
Proteins encoded:
- a CDS encoding winged helix-turn-helix domain-containing protein encodes the protein LRILMSCPDQVVSRDQLLSSVWNDNENNSNIVDVYIGRLRKKLEPDAAHPRHIISVRRIGYKFVSK
- a CDS encoding ATP-binding protein — protein: MVKSASRRSRVKERAPAGTEVRQVRDVDGVDQPDQLLSEDQARMQGGRAGRKKVVRERHPSEQGGRADMELLADCAGKALAATTDVAFLLDSCFRLRAFNPAAAALLSWEGAATIGQGCAQVLRCRNLDHMPLCGTSGCPLVRVLQGGQPLANEEIILGPETVQGWEASVSVTPIEAVDERYVFFLARDVSALKMANRMREHFVSMVSHELRTPLNSVHGFIELLLRGQMGPLNDTQREYLGYASEALQQLLSLAEDVLFMARSDAGHFEIRLQQVNVEVLSQQVLESLLPLARKAEIVMSKEIELPAPLLHADPQRLKQVLSNLLGNAIKFTPPGGTVVLRARPDPDDPQMALLSVKDTGFGIAPEDQPHVFERFYQATHSMQSRMGGYGLGLTIARLIIEQHGGRIWFETVPNRGTTFYFTLPLYREQTVLEGGRSDNS